A single Mustela lutreola isolate mMusLut2 chromosome X, mMusLut2.pri, whole genome shotgun sequence DNA region contains:
- the HMGB3 gene encoding high mobility group protein B3 isoform X1, with the protein MEGEVFAGAEMESLPLKNPRKPFILRIRMAKGDPKKPKGKMSAYAFFVQTCREEHKKKNPEVPVNFAEFSKKCSERWKTMSGKEKSKFDEMAKADKVRYDREMKDYGPAKGGKKKKDPNAPKRPPSGFFLFCSEFRPKIKSTNPGISIGDVAKKLGEMWNNLSDGEKQPYNNKAAKLKEKYEKDVADYKSKGKFDGAKGPAKVARKKVEEEDEEDEEEEEEEEEEEEDE; encoded by the exons ATGGAAGGAGAGGTGTTTGCAGGAGCTGAGATGGAAAGCCTTCCTCTGAAGAATCCGCGCAAACCTTTCATCCTGCGAA tcaggatggctaaaggTGATCCCAAGAAACCAAAGGGCAAGATGTCTGCTTATGCCTTCTTCGTGCAGACATGCAGAGAAGAACACAAGAAGAAAAACCCAGAAGTCCCTGTCAATTTTGCAGAATTTTCTAAGAAGTGCTCTGAAAGGTGGAAG ACTATGTCTGGGAAGGAGAAATCTAAGTTCGATGAAATGGCAAAGGCAGACAAAGTGCGTTATGACCGGGAAATGAAGGATTATGGACCAGCTAAAGGaggcaagaagaagaaggacCCTAATGCCCCCAAAAGGCCACC GTCTGGATTCTTCCTGTTCTGTTCAGAATTCCGCCCCAAGATCAAATCTACAAACCCTGGTATCTCCATTGGAGATGTGGCAAAGAAGCTGGGCGAGATGTGGAATAACTTAAGTGATGGTGAGAAGCAACCTTACAACAATAAGGCAGCGAAGCTGAAGGAGAAGTATGAGAAG GATGTCGCCGACTATAAGTCTAAAGGAAAGTTTGATGGCGCGAAGGGTCCCGCCAAAGTTGCCCGGAAAaaggtggaagaagaagatgaagaagacgaggaggaggaagaggaggaggaggaggaggaggaggatgaataA
- the HMGB3 gene encoding high mobility group protein B3 isoform X2, translating into MAKGDPKKPKGKMSAYAFFVQTCREEHKKKNPEVPVNFAEFSKKCSERWKTMSGKEKSKFDEMAKADKVRYDREMKDYGPAKGGKKKKDPNAPKRPPSGFFLFCSEFRPKIKSTNPGISIGDVAKKLGEMWNNLSDGEKQPYNNKAAKLKEKYEKDVADYKSKGKFDGAKGPAKVARKKVEEEDEEDEEEEEEEEEEEEDE; encoded by the exons atggctaaaggTGATCCCAAGAAACCAAAGGGCAAGATGTCTGCTTATGCCTTCTTCGTGCAGACATGCAGAGAAGAACACAAGAAGAAAAACCCAGAAGTCCCTGTCAATTTTGCAGAATTTTCTAAGAAGTGCTCTGAAAGGTGGAAG ACTATGTCTGGGAAGGAGAAATCTAAGTTCGATGAAATGGCAAAGGCAGACAAAGTGCGTTATGACCGGGAAATGAAGGATTATGGACCAGCTAAAGGaggcaagaagaagaaggacCCTAATGCCCCCAAAAGGCCACC GTCTGGATTCTTCCTGTTCTGTTCAGAATTCCGCCCCAAGATCAAATCTACAAACCCTGGTATCTCCATTGGAGATGTGGCAAAGAAGCTGGGCGAGATGTGGAATAACTTAAGTGATGGTGAGAAGCAACCTTACAACAATAAGGCAGCGAAGCTGAAGGAGAAGTATGAGAAG GATGTCGCCGACTATAAGTCTAAAGGAAAGTTTGATGGCGCGAAGGGTCCCGCCAAAGTTGCCCGGAAAaaggtggaagaagaagatgaagaagacgaggaggaggaagaggaggaggaggaggaggaggaggatgaataA